The window CAGTGATAGTTTCAACAGCCTTAGATATGTCTAAGGGTTTACCCAGGGATGATATAGACGCGGTTAATAATGTGGATGTGTTGATGAGTAAGGAGAGGGCCGAGTTCCTGAAGAGCATTGGCTTAAGGATACATAGGTTACCGGTGTATAAGAACGAGTACGTTAAGGTAACTTGCCTAGGCGCGTGTTTCGAGGTAGGTAGGAGTGCGTTACTTATTGAGACTAGTGAAAGTAGGGTTCTACTTGATTCAGGTGTTAAACCTAGTAGTGGTATGGATGAGGCACCGTTCTTCGACATTATAGATATTGATAACCTAGATGCAGTGGTTATTTCCCATGCTCACCTGGACCACATAGGCATGTTACCTTACCTCTACAAGTATGGCTACAAGGGCCCAGTCTACATGACTGAGCCAACCAAGTACCTAATGGAGATACTCCTTACGGATTACATAGACTTATCATCTGAACGTGGTTACTCATACTATGGGTTAAGTGAATTAGCCTCAAGCCTATATCACAGTATTACGGTGGATTATGGTGATGTTACTGATATTTCACCTGACATTAAGTTAACCCTTTATGATGCTGGGCATGAGATAGGTTCAGCGTTATCTCACCTGCACATTGGTAATGGATTATACAACATAGTGTACACGGGTGACTTTAAGTATGGTCCCTCTAGGCTACTTAACCCAGCTCACAGTGTCTTTAAGCGCGTGGAATTGCTCATAATGGAATCAACCTATGGGGGTAAGGATGATGTTCAGAAACCCAGGGAGGAGGCTGAGGCTGAATTGATTCAACTGGTTGGTAAGACTCTTGAAAACGGCGGTAAGGTGCTTATACCAGTCTTCAGTACCGGTAGGGCTCAGGAAATACTGTTCCTACTCAATGATGCTATACAGACAGGTAAGTTGGCTAAGGCCCCAATATACGTGGATGGTATGGTTCTTCAGACGCTTAACGTCCACTTAATGTTCCCAGATTACTTGAATAATACTGTTAAGGAATTAATATATGATGGCGTTAACCCATTCATTTCAGAGTACGTTAAGCCAGTGGAGAGGGCTAGGAATCCTGATAAGAGGCAGGAGCAGGTCATGGATATACTGCAGGGCCCACCATCAATAATACTGGCGCCACACGGTATGCTTAGCGGTGGCCCAGCCATGGATTACTTCGTCCACATGGCTGATGACACCAAGAACAGCCTAATATTCGTATCATACCAGGGAGAGGGGACTTTGGGTAGGAGGCTTATTCAGGGTGAACGTAAGGTTAACTTAAAGTACTATGACCAAGACATTACAGTTAACGTAAACATGAATGTGTTTCATGAACCCGGCTTCTCAGGCCACAGTGATAGGAAGCAGTTAATGAATTACGTGGGTAGGATTGAGCCTAAGCCACATAAGGTTATGCTTGTTCATG is drawn from Caldivirga sp. and contains these coding sequences:
- a CDS encoding beta-CASP ribonuclease aCPSF1, coding for MALRPDIEEKIIKMLPEEAKVTRIEFEGPHVTVYSLNPGYIMNNSELIKMLAKELKKHIIIKGDEKARAPKDEVEKVIRKMITDGGNEVDKVYFNDQLGDVYVYLRKPQVIKGLDKAILSQTGWRPVIVSTALDMSKGLPRDDIDAVNNVDVLMSKERAEFLKSIGLRIHRLPVYKNEYVKVTCLGACFEVGRSALLIETSESRVLLDSGVKPSSGMDEAPFFDIIDIDNLDAVVISHAHLDHIGMLPYLYKYGYKGPVYMTEPTKYLMEILLTDYIDLSSERGYSYYGLSELASSLYHSITVDYGDVTDISPDIKLTLYDAGHEIGSALSHLHIGNGLYNIVYTGDFKYGPSRLLNPAHSVFKRVELLIMESTYGGKDDVQKPREEAEAELIQLVGKTLENGGKVLIPVFSTGRAQEILFLLNDAIQTGKLAKAPIYVDGMVLQTLNVHLMFPDYLNNTVKELIYDGVNPFISEYVKPVERARNPDKRQEQVMDILQGPPSIILAPHGMLSGGPAMDYFVHMADDTKNSLIFVSYQGEGTLGRRLIQGERKVNLKYYDQDITVNVNMNVFHEPGFSGHSDRKQLMNYVGRIEPKPHKVMLVHGEPGKLMNLALSIELKYKIDTVMLNHLETIRLV